From one Suricata suricatta isolate VVHF042 chromosome 8, meerkat_22Aug2017_6uvM2_HiC, whole genome shotgun sequence genomic stretch:
- the LOC115300299 gene encoding 40S ribosomal protein S21-like: MHNNAGKFMDLYVNQKCSTSNHIISVKDHRSVQMNIAKVDKVTSKLNGPQFENFAICGAICRMGESDDSILCLATIHCIISKNF; the protein is encoded by the exons ATGCATAACAATGCTGGCAAGTTCATGGACCTGTACGTGAATCAGAAATGCTCCACCAGCAACCACATTATCAGTGTCAAGGACCACAGGTCCGTCCAGATGAACATAGCCAAGGTTGACAAGGTGACAAGTAAGCTCAATGGTcc TCAGTTTGAAAACTTTGCTATCTGTGGGGCCATTTGTAGGATGGGTGAGTCAGACGACTCCATCCTTTGCCTGGCCACAATCCACTGCATCATTTCAAAGAACTTCTGA